The DNA sequence aaaaataggtgcgacgacgagcaaagcgaggaggagcgtgttaggtgcacatgttcatcaaaaccaaagcggagcgcagcgaagcggagcggagcgttttccaaacagcggaaacaatacaaggcaccagtttgcgctatgtagggagacgctccgtcaaagttaaagccaaacgaatattattactttgtataaacctatgccatacattattaggctattcaagatttggccataccattattaggctaaacaatgttatgcgaaataactttttactaaacgagatttatgccatacgattttcggcgtaacgagactttgaccaaacgttactatgcaatacgagattaggcaaaaaaatcttatgccaaaaaaggtagaaccatccTAATTTTATGTCAAAAAGTACAGCTTATTTTGGCCGGATATGCCGATGTGTTAAGTTAGACAAGTAACTAAGACAAGTATGCATAGATTACCGTTTATCAAGGAATTCCTATGTTAAAACCTTTCATGGCAGATTGAAGTTGGAGGGAAAAGTTAGTTGTAAATATCAAGCAATTCGTCCAtctgtataagtacctatctatcatATAATGTGAAGAGTTGGAGAGTAGCTAGCATCAGGCATCCATCAAGTTGGACCAAGTTTCTCGATTTGTTAGTTGTTGTTCGACTGTTGAAAGAATATCGAAGTACCGGAGAGCTACAATAGCTTTATTAAATAATGGATACTTTTGTGTTTGTTCAGTGAGATGCGGGACTTTGCTTACAGTGGAGTGAAAGTTATAAGCGTTTctttgtttattattgtttctatctaaagattttgaaaataaaatattgtataactCGACAATGAAATTTAGATCCGTAGGAAGGATAACTACTTTTTATGTGCAGCAGTGAATTTTCATTCAGctatgatttttttgtaatcGTATATAATCGAAGCACATAATCACAAGTGGATGAATAAAAGATATCAATCTACTAATATTAACGATACTTGAATAATTTTCTACTACAACTAGCTATAACTAAATGGCTTGTAAAGATAAGAAATATGTTTCGGTATTCTGTGGGAAAACGTTTccaataataaatcatttatgaGTTACATCTGTTTCCTCGGCTATCGAAAtatcttacaaaaatatttatgaaaaaaacctttataaatattagatTCGGTATATTTTCTGTGTCGATTTGTCGATCCTTTCTGTcgaataattacttatttgatGAATAGGTGGATACTAGAAAAAgcaaatatttacttttgttttccGAAATCCCCTATTTTTATTACGATGAAAAAAGTATTTGCTTTTTGTTGGCTGCATGATTGAGAGCATACATTTCGTAACGAATTGTAATCTCTGTAAAATaaactgttactttttaaagtaACATCAGTAGACGCTTAAAGGAGCTGAAAtgctaataaaattaaacagaaCCGAGGGATTATTCAAAATTCGTCGAAATGAAGATGTCTTCAGGGTTTACGACTCATCAAAATAATGACATCGAACGACACAGTGTGTGTCTCTCTCTCTCAATGTCTTGTTTGTTACACAATCTGGTTAGTAATGTAATGGCTCGTAAAGGCCATATTTTATTGACATTTCAGTAGCTTTCCGTCATTAATAGAAACGATTTTGTTAAGTCGTTGTGTTATGGTAATTATAACAATCTGTATTAATTGAATTGCTCGTATTTCCACGAATTCGTTcactttcataattattatgtgttcTTTCAGTTCAAGGTTTAGCTTTATGTCTTCTTTCTAAAtggtaacaaaataatataccaATATCCTACATATTTATCTAATCACGAGTATTATGTTTTTAGGTATttcatgttaataataaaagtttgttttgcATTTAGTAACGACGCGACGTGTAGCACGAAATGAACAAAAATCAAGACCGTTTTGTAGGAAGCTGTACAAATCAAAGCTCGTACACACACAATTTTATGATTCTAATACAGCCCTCTGTTTtgtcataaaataaagattacaCCATGGCAGAGTACTATAGCCCGGTGTTATACGTTTTTAAGCAATACGTTTCATAGCTAATAAGCATTTCGTACCTAATATGAATAAGTATTGTGGCGGTGATGGGGTTGCGGGATAATCTGAATGTAGATGTGTGAGCGTATGGTAATGTGACAAGGAACTATCACTGTATCCTAAGCGCTTCGTTCATTtctatacaatacaattttatgtCAAAATTTCAAACCACATTATCATAAATTATCTTATTGCCACAAACAACCTCTATATTAACATTGTGGCCTTCATTGACTgacagtttcaataactctatctacagatgactggtagttactttcatactgtATTGACACATCAAAAGTTACAACCTGTCaaaattgtatgaaagtatgtaactaccagtcatcggtagatagagttatagaaactggcagtaagaaaaaaaataacgaaaaCATATTTGTACTCAAACAGATATTTGGTCCATCAGATATCTAACATCATATAAATATCGATCTAAATGCATTCGACGTAAAATAGAGTGGTGGTGTCACTGGTCATCACTGTGCAATGAGTGAGTGGTCCCGAATGCTGAATATTTAACGTCCAGAAACAcggtacattttaatgtatttcGCGGAATACATTTCACACTTCAGCAGTGAGCGTTACTTATTCATTATGTTTCATGCATCGTCCTTCGAGATTACATAACATGTAGTAGTACGTCTAGTGCTTACCATTGCCACGATATTCAtagacaaaaaagaaaaaaactaaatcttGTCTATGCCCTAGTCGACCGACACTAGCGCCCCCTTCCGGAAATACTTCAATTTACGTTTTCGTGCGACGCCATTGCACACGCTCAATTTTCACtcctgcaaaaaaataattatagagGTGATAAGCAATGCCGGGAAGAAGATCGGAGAGGCTGAAGAGGCGCAGACTACCCAGCTCTGATTCACCTTCAAGCGAGGAAGATCCCATTCCAAAAAATCGACGCCGGTTTTTTCCCGTCCTTGACTCGTCGTCGGAGgacgaaataaatgataaagGACAAGAAAATGAAGACATCGTATCCCCAGGTactatttaaatattgatatCAGTGATTGATTGCATAATCCCAAGCATGAAGGGGGAATATACATTCATTTTTCCTAAATGCTCGCACATGTGGCGCTCAGTTTGaggttatgaaaaaatattaatttactcGCATAACATGCTATTATGTTATGAATTTAATGATAGTTCAAGTGAGTCTGAAAGACTCGCCTACTAATCAGTTAAGGCGACAGTTCAAGTGCAGTCTTGAAGGCTCACCTACTGATAGAGCCTATTTGCGAGGATTCAGGTGTAAATGCTCTTTAAGACGCAATAACACtaaaaacatagttttttaaatactgtcCTAATCAGTTAAGGCGACAGTTCAAGTGCAGTCTTGAAGGCTCACCTACTGATCAAGCCTATTTGCGAGGATTCAGGTGTAAATGCTCTTTCAGACGCAATAACactaaaaacatattattttttttttttaaatactgtcCTTTTTTGTTACAGAGGACCATCCTCACAATGATTTCTGCAATCTGTTGGGGGAGGACCCCTCAAATATGAGGCGTGGGGAGGACCTACACCTCCAACTATGTAACCGGTGGAATGACACCCTCACGCATGGTTTAAAAACCCTAAAGAaagaaattaaagaaaaatatttgttgcCGGACAATTGCAAGGCTCTTGCGGCACCCATCTTAAATGAAGAAGTCAAGATCGCCGTGAACGATCCAGCACTTAAGAGAGACAGAATTCTAGCTGCCAACCAGCAGCAGTTGGGTATTGCCCTAACTGCCGTGGGACAGGCCCTGGGCCTAGCCTTGAAGGACAAGAATCCAACAATGATAGAAAAACTGAGTGATGCGGGCAGACTACTCTGTGACCTCCATCATCAACAGACGGTATCAAGACAGAGGTTAATAACGAATGGGttaaataaaatcacaaaGGAGGGGTTGAAAGATGCCCCACGGGATGAATACCTTTTTGGTGAAAACCTTAGCGAGAGATGGAAAAATTATAGGAACTTAGGTAAAACTTGTCAACActtctattatttatacacattGGGTACTACTGTTTATGTATaaggtatttatatatattttattgtgtattttaggCAAGTCAGCTTCCGAGATGAAGGCTTATCAGCAACGACCTGCTCCTGCACGGACCATTTCTTTACCTCAGCGGCCGGGAAACTTCAGAGGCCCACCTCAAGCTTCACCACGGCCACAAATGAAGCCGAGTGTGGGCAGGCAGAACCAGTTCAACCAGCAGTACAGGCCTCAGAGTTTCAACTTCAAGCAGGGACCACCGAGACGAGGCAATCATTTCAACCGGACACGACAGAGATACTAAACCCACAGGTAATTGGGGGCAGACTACGTTTCTTTTATAAAGATTGGTGCAACATTACAAATGATCCTGTTATTCTATCTTGGATACAAGGTGTACATATACCTTTTACATGCTCGGTTCACCAGCAATCATGTTCTAAAGCCAACATTGTTTCCATATCAGATGAAGTTTACATGGACACTGAGATACAGTCTCTTATTGGAAAGGGTGCTGTGCAGATTTGTTCTCCTTCACCCAATCAATATGTATCCCCaacgtttttagttgataaGTCCAACGGTGAAAAGAGGTTCATCTTAAACTTAAAGGGGCTTAACAAATTTATTGAAaccaaacattttaaattagaaGATTTGAGGACTGTTATCAAATTAGTAAATCCTAATTGTTTCATGTGTACATTAGACTTAAAGGACGCTTATTTTTTGCTGCCTATAGCCGCACAGGACCGCAAGTACTTAAGGTTTAATTGGAAATCTAATTTGTATGAGTTTTTAGTCTTGCCGTTTGGTCTTAATGTTGCTCCATACATCTTCACTAAACTTTTGAAACCAGTGATGAAATACCTGCGTTTGCTTGGTTTAATGTCTGTTATTTATATCGATGATTTGTGTCTTATAGGCAACACATATGAAGACTGCCTTACGAACCTTAACATAACTAAGTCTCTTTTACAGTCATTAGGGTTTATAATTAACTATCAGAAAAGTAACCTAACTCCAAGCACATACTGTAAATTTTTAGGATTTTGTATTGACTCTCAATCAATGAGGGTAGAGTTACCCTTAGAAAAGAGATTAAAGATaaaagcaaaaataataaaaatgattcaTACTTCACATTGTACAATCCGAGAATTTGCACGGTTCCTTGGTCTTATTACTTCAGCTTGTCCTGCAGTTTCCTATGGTTGGGCCCACACAAAACACTTCgaaagaattaaatatttagccTTACTGAAGAATGATAACTATAGCAGTAAGTTAAATATTCCTAGATCTATTCAGGGTGACCTTTACTGGTGGTTGCATAATATTGACACTGCAACTCATCCTATAAGAGGGAATAactttatattagaaatattTAGTGATTCTTCTAGAACGGGTTGGGGCGCAGCCTGTGGTAACGATAGAGCTAGCGGAAGATGGACGGAACAGGAACTAGATAATCATATCAATTTCTTAGAGTTAAAAGCAGCTTACTTTGGGTTAAAGATATTTGCTAAGCACATACAAAATTGTGAAGTACTTTTACGCATCGATAACACAACAGCAATCTCATATATCAACAGAATGGGTGGTGTCCAGTTTCCACATCTAAACCATATTGCACAAAAAATCTGGGCTTGGTGTGAAAAACGACGTATTTTTGTATTCGCATCATACATTGCTTCGCAAGAAAACTATATTGCTGATGCTGAATCTAGAAAAGTCTCTACCGATATTGAATGGGAGCTGGCAGATTATGCCTTCAGCAAAATAAAGCGGAGATTTGGCACTCCAGTCATTGACCTTTTTGCAAATAGAATAAATTCAAAGtgcagtaggtatatttcatGGCATAGCGACCCCTATGCTTTAGCTATAGATGCATTCACAATCAGTTGGGCAGATGAATATTTTTATGCCTTTCCTCCATTCTctgtaatattaaaaacattaagaaaaatcGTTAATGACCAGGCAGAGGGCATTGTGGTTGTACCTAACTGGCCTAATCAGCCTTGGTATCCCTTGTTTAAAGAACTGCTTGTATCTGATACAGTAACATTCAAACCAAATAACAAACTCCTATTGTCTCATTCCAGCCTTCAACATCAACTCCACAGGAGCCTGTCCCTGATTGCAGGTGTATTATCAGGGAGGCGTTTGTGAGGAGGGGATTTCCCTCTGATGCACTTGACATCCTATATTCTTCTCTTTCGGAGAACACTCATAAACAGTATAGTCATTGTATAAGGGAATGGTTCATTTTTTGTAAATCTTGCAATTTTGATTGTTATCAGCCATCTATAGCTAACGTTATTGCATTTCTTACTAAGCTATATCAACAAGGCTGTAATTATAGTTCGCTAAATACATACCGCTCAGCTATATCTTTTCTGGTGGGTTCTGACATTGGAAATAACTTAGATTTAAAACGTTTTTTCAAAGGAGTTTTCAGAAGCAGACCCCCTCTCCCAAAGTACGATCTAACTTGGGACCCAAACCCAGTATTAGACTATCTCAGTAGCTTATATCCAAATGATAAGTTAACTCTTGAGATACTTTCTAAGAAACTCATCACATTACTTGCTCTAGTAACGGCACACAGAGTACAGACGTTCAGTTTGattaaatgtacaaatattaaaattttaagtgataaaatattaataaaggtTCCAgacttaattaaaacatctAGACCAAATAGTCAGCAACCACTCTTAACTCTGCCTTTCTTTGTAGAAAAACCTGAGATATGTCCtgcaaaaactttaatatgtTATATGTCAAAGACTAAAAATTTAAGGTCAGAAGAAGAAAGGTTGTTTTTAAGTTTCAGGAAACCTCATTCTGTGGTAGGCACCCAGACGCTTAGTAGATGGATTAAGTTATCATTACAGAATGCTGGCATAGATGTTAGTATATTTACTTCACATAGTACCAGACATGCATCTACATCTAAGGCTAAGAGGTTAGGATTAAACATTGACCTGATCCGGAAGACTGCCGGATGGAGTCAATCTTCACAAGTGTTCGCTAGATTTTATAACAGAAATGTTGTAGACTTAAATAATGATAGTAATCTATTTGCTAGAACAGTGTGTTCATAAGTATGTTCCataaaagtatgttttttatgttataatttataaaagtaggTTTGTTAAAGATACaacataagtattatataccatgttttattacttgtatttttgAATAATTATAGTAATCTATTTGCTAGAACAGTGTGTTcataagtatgttttatattataatttctgaAAGTAGAAGAGATATAACATAAGTATTATACCAGGCTTTCTTACTTTTATGTTAAATCCGAAGAgggtaaaaatatatgtaatgtTATAAGGGTATGTTTGTTAGAGATTTAACACAAGgattatatttgtattttttaataagaGGTACAAATTAAAGATCTCATATATGATAATCTtattggttttatttatttcacgtAACTCTAAACATCCTACATGTTATGTAATCTCGAAGGACGATGCatgaaacataattaaaaatcAAACGAACTTACCTTACGTGAAGTTTGATGTTAATTATGTGAACTGCATCGTCCGAGAGATTACAACCCACCCTAGAAGCCCACGTATCCTAGGTATAGATAGGTAAACCAGGATACTCCCTAaatagtgaaataaataaaggacTCTAAACTTATTGAAGTATTTCCGGAAGGGGGCGCTAGTGTCGGTCGACTAGGGCATAGACaagatttagtttttttcttttttgtctaTGAATATCGTGGCAATGGTAAGCACTAGACGTACTACTACATGTTATGTAATCTCTCGGACGATGCAGTTCACATAATTAACATCAAACTTCACGTAAGGTAAGTTCgtttgatttttaattaatttgagtAGTTCGTTCGCCCCGCGTTCTCGGCGAACCATTTAATTGATATTTGCATAAATTCGGCTCCACGAATTTTCAAATGTACGATATTTGGTGTGAAACCTATTAACAAAGCCTGGTCGTTGATGATTAAATAGGGACAATAGAAGAACACTATGCACGAATTCACAAACTTGAATAGTTCCATTTCCAATGAACGTTGCGAGtgtttaacaatatttattataataaagagAGCCGCGGTAACGTGACGACTGTTGCCTATTTCCCTCATTCAAGAAGTCGGAGGTCCTAATCATCTTAAcccaaagtttttttttcaattaaggatTTTCAGAAAATCAATGCCACAACCTACAAATCTTACAGTGTAAGAGCAGTGTTTTGTATGGAAgtgaataaatgtatttaaaatgtgtAAGACCACTTGAAGTTACGGCCTCAACGGCCAATTCCACGACCCTTTCCTGAATACAGGACCATAAACATGTAGAGTTGAACCACTGCCTTCTGTAGACCACGTTCACGTAGACTTCTTTATTGTACTCAACAGATTTAGTTGTTAGTGATTGCTCTGATGCTAGCTCTTTTGCAGAACTATAAAGAGTAGGCTCCAAAAAGTTAGgagttttttgtttattttacaacCTAGGCGAAATAGAGGGTTGACATAAGTTTCCTGCGTTTATGCGAATTCTGTCTGGAGCCACATATCTTTAATCGACTATTGAAAGATGACGGTTTCTTTCAAATTTCACTTATTTGCCGACCACGTCGGGATAAAGAAACCGAAGATGTACAAAATGTCTGGAACACATCGCAATGATCACTAAGTCCTGCATAAAACATGAATCGTCCTCGCGGAGAAGAAGGGATCGATCGCATTAGAGTCCCAGTATCACATTACTATGTGCCGCGTAGCCGCTCGTAGCCGCTCGTAGCGCGGCGTAGCGGGCCCGCTCGTAGCACTCGTAGCGACGTAGCAGGGGGTTAGTGTCGcttaagaaaaaataaattttgaagGACTAATTCGGTAAAGACGACtccatctcgttgtattaataGTCCCGATTGCATGATGGCTTCCGTTTGTTCGGTTTATGTCAAGCTCGAGTTATTTAGGTCTGCGGGCACACCGTCTAGGTTCTAAGGGCTTCAGTGCCTTCG is a window from the Plutella xylostella chromosome 7, ilPluXylo3.1, whole genome shotgun sequence genome containing:
- the LOC119690300 gene encoding uncharacterized protein LOC119690300 isoform X2, with the protein product MPGRRSERLKRRRLPSSDSPSSEEDPIPKNRRRFFPVLDSSSEDEINDKGQENEDIVSPEDHPHNDFCNLLGEDPSNMRRGEDLHLQLCNRWNDTLTHGLKTLKKEIKEKYLLPDNCKALAAPILNEEVKIAVNDPALKRDRILAANQQQLGIALTAVGQALGLALKDKNPTMIEKLSDAGRLLCDLHHQQTVSRQRLITNGLNKITKEGLKDAPRDEYLFGENLSERWKNYRNLGKSASEMKAYQQRPAPARTISLPQRPGNFRGPPQASPRPQMKPSVGRQNQFNQQYRPQSFNFKQGPPRRGNHFNRTRQRY
- the LOC119690300 gene encoding uncharacterized protein LOC119690300 isoform X1; this translates as MDTEIQSLIGKGAVQICSPSPNQYVSPTFLVDKSNGEKRFILNLKGLNKFIETKHFKLEDLRTVIKLVNPNCFMCTLDLKDAYFLLPIAAQDRKYLRFNWKSNLYEFLVLPFGLNVAPYIFTKLLKPVMKYLRLLGLMSVIYIDDLCLIGNTYEDCLTNLNITKSLLQSLGFIINYQKSNLTPSTYCKFLGFCIDSQSMRVELPLEKRLKIKAKIIKMIHTSHCTIREFARFLGLITSACPAVSYGWAHTKHFERIKYLALLKNDNYSSKLNIPRSIQGDLYWWLHNIDTATHPIRGNNFILEIFSDSSRTGWGAACGNDRASGRWTEQELDNHINFLELKAAYFGLKIFAKHIQNCEVLLRIDNTTAISYINRMGGVQFPHLNHIAQKIWAWCEKRRIFVFASYIASQENYIADAESRKVSTDIEWELADYAFSKIKRRFGTPVIDLFANRINSKCSRYISWHSDPYALAIDAFTISWADEYFYAFPPFSVILKTLRKIVNDQAEGIVVVPNWPNQPWYPLFKELLVSDTVTFKPNNKLLLSHSSLQHQLHRSLSLIAGVLSGRRL